One Pseudodesulfovibrio senegalensis DNA segment encodes these proteins:
- a CDS encoding alpha/beta hydrolase, producing MSRVQGLILSAIAFGVIGAALLLPVDVQASGGIDPADPMVRVTSPPVDFDVQKVLAAVSKDVSRATGIKESFITYYWQTFDNIVYQGNETDKPLFVDLYVPGFFSDDDVHGMMNAVADAMVDHARVERKWLFIHTHFPLPGHVYIGGGITDWDTYHGKPNTAPRDIEERALNRFQFNDASFAFQCLWRFGVMAAGGSDLGELLTITSRIEDYDKESWYSSWDAMAGRVRSLGDEFAAGLHAVSAREAYLRAANYYRASEIYLSRDDPRKHIAWENGRKSFLKAATFSDGRIEPVRIPYEKKTLPGYFVKADDSGSKRPLLLIQTGLDGTAEDLYFIIGVHAAKRGYNCLIYEGPGQGEVISVEKLPFRHDWEKVVTPVVDYALTRPEVDPERLAIIGFSMGGYLVPRALAYEKRIKWGIVDGGVYSVFEGTMTKFPDEVRKGVGKSRSKKAVNALVYKEMEAHPDVCQFINQMLWTFDADTPFDLFSRLRKYDMQDVIGKIESEMLVLNSSNDQIAGSNAQAKKFYNGLKSKKTYYEFNTDHGAQFHCQSGAPFVSAERIFNWLDTRAMPRLP from the coding sequence ATGAGTCGCGTTCAGGGATTGATTCTTTCGGCCATTGCTTTCGGGGTGATCGGGGCAGCCCTGCTGCTTCCTGTGGACGTGCAGGCATCAGGCGGAATCGATCCCGCAGACCCCATGGTCAGGGTGACTTCCCCGCCGGTGGATTTTGATGTCCAGAAGGTTCTGGCCGCAGTGAGCAAGGACGTGAGCCGGGCCACAGGGATCAAGGAATCGTTCATCACCTACTATTGGCAGACCTTTGATAACATCGTTTACCAAGGAAACGAGACTGACAAGCCGCTGTTTGTCGATCTGTATGTCCCCGGTTTTTTCAGTGACGACGATGTGCACGGCATGATGAACGCCGTGGCCGACGCCATGGTGGATCACGCCAGGGTTGAGCGCAAATGGCTGTTCATCCACACGCATTTCCCGCTTCCGGGGCATGTTTATATTGGTGGCGGCATTACCGATTGGGATACATATCATGGCAAACCGAACACCGCGCCCCGTGACATCGAAGAGCGGGCCTTGAACAGGTTCCAGTTCAATGATGCTTCCTTTGCCTTTCAGTGCCTTTGGCGTTTTGGTGTCATGGCCGCCGGAGGTTCCGACCTTGGCGAACTGTTGACCATCACCAGCCGCATTGAGGATTATGACAAGGAAAGCTGGTACTCATCCTGGGATGCCATGGCAGGCAGGGTGCGGAGCCTCGGTGATGAATTTGCCGCTGGTCTGCATGCCGTGAGTGCAAGGGAGGCATACCTCCGCGCTGCCAATTATTACCGCGCCAGCGAAATTTATCTTTCCAGAGATGATCCTCGCAAGCATATTGCGTGGGAAAACGGACGGAAGAGTTTCCTCAAGGCGGCGACCTTCTCGGACGGTCGCATCGAGCCGGTGCGTATTCCCTATGAAAAGAAGACATTACCCGGTTATTTCGTCAAGGCGGACGACTCCGGCAGCAAGCGTCCCCTGTTGCTTATCCAGACCGGTCTGGACGGTACCGCCGAGGACCTCTATTTCATCATTGGAGTGCATGCCGCCAAGCGTGGGTACAACTGCCTGATCTATGAAGGACCGGGGCAGGGTGAGGTGATTTCCGTTGAGAAGCTGCCGTTCAGGCACGACTGGGAAAAGGTCGTGACTCCGGTGGTGGATTACGCCTTGACCCGTCCGGAAGTTGATCCCGAACGGCTCGCCATCATCGGGTTTTCAATGGGTGGTTATCTTGTTCCCCGCGCCTTGGCCTATGAAAAGCGCATCAAGTGGGGCATTGTGGATGGAGGCGTCTATAGCGTGTTCGAGGGCACCATGACCAAATTCCCGGACGAAGTGCGAAAGGGCGTGGGCAAGTCCCGCAGCAAGAAAGCCGTCAATGCGCTTGTTTACAAGGAGATGGAGGCGCATCCTGATGTGTGCCAGTTTATCAACCAGATGCTTTGGACTTTTGACGCGGACACGCCGTTTGACCTGTTTTCCAGGCTTCGCAAATACGACATGCAGGATGTGATCGGCAAAATCGAGAGCGAAATGCTTGTGCTCAATTCCAGCAATGACCAGATTGCCGGGTCCAACGCGCAGGCCAAGAAATTTTACAACGGCTTGAAATCAAAGAAGACCTATTATGAGTTCAACACGGACCACGGTGCACAGTTTCACTGCCAATCCGGCGCACCGTTCGTGTCTGCTGAACGCATATTCAACTGGCTGGACACCCGTGCCATGCCTCGGTTGCCGTAG
- a CDS encoding alpha/beta hydrolase, whose translation MKRTLFVTVFIVTSLLCCGAWAGEDSKAFDAHATTFHYFFKDGDMDFHFGNLVLGAARNGGVEIGEAFYAASRIKDGDAVSWQKEWHELARRVEARGESALRAGHVVSARTQLIRAAYYYRISLLGMLPGNPELEKRGLKCRSLMRQAGPLFDPPLEYFEIPFENTVLPGYFRKADNSGKPAKTLLMIGGGETFIEDLFFYIEPQAHERGYNFMTVDLPGQGLLPHAGHVFRTDTNVPMKNVVDYALSRPDVAPEKFAAYGISGGGLFVPQAAMHDSRIKAIAMSSAVVDAYPLFAAMPAASATREEIDSWSSFHADIVKSICWRYGVDKPAGLIEANKGNTFDPSQIAVPALLVVGEGEYRSQEVRRQQKVAMDGFSDTRSRLVVTPSDEGASNHCIMENRSIVGQVVFDWLDEIFR comes from the coding sequence GTGAAACGGACTCTTTTTGTAACGGTTTTCATCGTGACCTCGCTGCTGTGCTGCGGCGCGTGGGCTGGCGAAGACTCCAAGGCGTTTGATGCCCACGCAACCACTTTTCATTATTTTTTCAAGGATGGCGACATGGATTTCCATTTCGGCAACCTTGTGCTCGGGGCCGCCCGGAATGGCGGGGTGGAGATCGGCGAGGCCTTTTATGCCGCGTCCCGCATCAAGGACGGCGATGCCGTCAGCTGGCAAAAGGAATGGCATGAGCTGGCGCGACGGGTGGAGGCGCGAGGCGAAAGCGCGCTCAGGGCGGGGCATGTCGTGAGCGCTCGCACACAATTGATTCGTGCCGCTTACTATTACCGTATTTCGCTGCTCGGCATGCTGCCGGGCAACCCGGAGTTGGAGAAGCGCGGCCTCAAGTGCCGTTCGCTCATGCGGCAGGCCGGACCGTTGTTTGACCCGCCCCTCGAGTATTTTGAGATTCCTTTTGAGAACACGGTCCTTCCCGGTTATTTCCGCAAGGCAGACAATTCGGGCAAGCCGGCAAAGACCCTGTTGATGATCGGCGGCGGGGAAACGTTTATCGAAGATTTGTTCTTTTACATTGAGCCTCAGGCCCATGAGCGCGGCTACAATTTCATGACCGTGGACCTGCCGGGGCAGGGCCTGTTGCCTCATGCCGGCCATGTTTTCCGTACGGATACCAATGTTCCCATGAAGAATGTGGTGGATTACGCCTTGAGCCGTCCGGACGTGGCCCCGGAAAAATTCGCTGCATACGGAATCAGCGGCGGCGGGCTCTTCGTTCCCCAGGCCGCCATGCACGATTCCCGCATCAAGGCCATTGCCATGAGTTCGGCCGTGGTGGATGCCTACCCGCTGTTCGCGGCCATGCCCGCGGCTTCTGCTACCAGGGAGGAAATCGATTCCTGGTCCTCCTTCCACGCTGACATCGTCAAATCCATTTGCTGGCGATACGGCGTGGACAAACCGGCAGGGCTTATTGAAGCAAACAAGGGCAATACATTTGACCCCAGCCAGATCGCGGTCCCGGCCCTGCTTGTCGTGGGCGAGGGGGAATACCGCAGCCAGGAGGTCCGGCGACAGCAGAAGGTTGCCATGGACGGATTCAGCGACACGCGAAGCAGGCTGGTGGTGACACCTTCCGACGAAGGGGCATCCAACCATTGCATCATGGAAAACCGGAGCATTGTCGGGCAGGTCGTGTTCGACTGGCTTGATGAAATTTTCCGTTGA
- a CDS encoding LeuA family protein, giving the protein MLIDTTLREGAQLFGAYFVQETRERIVDGLLELGVNELEIGWVGQDGLKHLIAQTRAKAAGTRLSVWSPCREKDVRAAGELDIDRINIGVPVSDLHMTHRLGTDREGLLERLFCTLLAAALLGIEYISVGLEDVSRADEDFALKAAQLAQDMGASRIRLSDSLGVLTPQKTARLVKRFRNALTIDLAVHCHDDFGMATANAVTALECGADYADASVLGIGERSGIAATEELAAWLTLKEGTHDYAVNNIRELCDLVSNAADVPIPRTKPIAGEDIFACESGLHAHALSKSPALFEPYDPAAVGTRRIIAVGGKSGQAALRSALCENALNCPEKQLPKLVRAVRDLSWKLERPLTETELTKLANSN; this is encoded by the coding sequence ATGCTGATCGACACGACCTTGAGAGAAGGCGCGCAGTTGTTCGGAGCGTATTTCGTTCAGGAGACAAGGGAACGGATCGTTGACGGGCTTCTTGAACTCGGCGTGAACGAACTGGAAATCGGCTGGGTGGGGCAGGACGGCCTGAAACACCTGATCGCCCAGACCAGAGCCAAGGCAGCCGGCACCCGTCTCAGCGTATGGTCGCCCTGCCGTGAAAAGGACGTCCGCGCTGCAGGAGAACTCGACATAGATCGTATCAATATCGGGGTGCCGGTGTCGGACCTGCACATGACACACCGCCTCGGAACCGATCGCGAAGGGCTTCTCGAACGATTGTTCTGCACCCTGCTGGCGGCGGCCCTGCTGGGCATTGAGTACATCTCCGTGGGGCTGGAAGACGTGTCCCGCGCTGACGAGGATTTTGCGCTCAAGGCCGCACAGCTTGCGCAGGACATGGGAGCCAGCCGTATCAGGCTGTCCGACTCCCTCGGCGTGCTCACGCCACAAAAAACGGCCCGGCTCGTCAAACGCTTCCGCAACGCCCTGACCATTGATCTGGCCGTGCACTGCCACGATGATTTCGGCATGGCAACGGCCAACGCGGTCACCGCTCTCGAGTGCGGAGCGGACTATGCCGATGCCAGCGTGCTGGGGATCGGCGAACGTTCCGGCATTGCGGCCACCGAGGAATTGGCCGCGTGGCTCACACTCAAGGAGGGAACCCATGACTATGCCGTCAACAATATTCGTGAACTGTGCGATCTGGTCTCGAACGCTGCCGACGTGCCGATTCCCCGCACCAAACCCATTGCGGGAGAAGATATCTTTGCGTGTGAATCCGGGCTCCATGCCCACGCGCTCAGCAAGTCTCCGGCGCTTTTCGAACCCTACGACCCGGCGGCCGTGGGCACACGGCGCATCATTGCCGTTGGCGGCAAAAGCGGGCAGGCAGCCCTGCGTTCCGCCCTCTGTGAAAACGCCCTCAACTGTCCGGAAAAACAACTGCCGAAACTCGTCAGGGCCGTCAGGGACCTGTCATGGAAGCTTGAACGTCCGCTGACCGAAACAGAACTCACCAAACTTGCCAACTCCAACTGA
- the nifH gene encoding nitrogenase iron protein — MRKVAIYGKGGIGKSTTTQNTVAGLAEMGRKVMVVGCDPKADSTRLLLGGLAQKSVLDTLREEGEDVELEDIRKPGFGGTWCVESGGPEPGVGCAGRGIITSINMLESLGAYEETEGLDYAFYDVLGDVVCGGFAMPIRDGKAQEIYIVCSGEMMAMYAANNICKGIMKYAESGGVRLGGLICNSRNTDREADLIRELASKLGTQMIYFVPRDNDVQRAEINRKTVIEWDGSVNQADEYRGLAKAIDENEMFVIPTPLEIEDLEQLLLDYGIMEAA, encoded by the coding sequence ATGAGGAAAGTAGCCATTTACGGAAAAGGCGGAATCGGAAAGTCCACAACCACGCAGAACACCGTTGCCGGATTGGCGGAAATGGGCCGCAAGGTCATGGTGGTCGGCTGTGACCCCAAGGCGGATTCCACCCGTCTGCTGCTTGGTGGCCTGGCCCAGAAGTCCGTGCTCGATACCCTGCGCGAAGAAGGCGAGGACGTGGAGCTCGAAGATATCCGCAAGCCCGGTTTCGGTGGCACATGGTGTGTTGAATCCGGCGGCCCGGAACCCGGTGTCGGCTGTGCGGGCCGCGGTATCATCACCTCCATCAACATGCTCGAATCCCTCGGCGCGTATGAAGAGACCGAAGGGCTGGACTATGCCTTTTATGACGTCCTCGGCGACGTTGTCTGCGGCGGATTCGCCATGCCCATCCGCGACGGCAAGGCGCAGGAAATCTACATTGTCTGTTCCGGCGAGATGATGGCCATGTATGCGGCCAACAACATCTGCAAAGGCATCATGAAATATGCCGAATCCGGCGGCGTCCGTCTGGGCGGCCTCATCTGCAACTCCCGCAACACCGACCGCGAAGCCGACCTCATCCGGGAGTTGGCCAGCAAGCTCGGCACCCAGATGATCTACTTTGTGCCGCGCGACAACGATGTCCAGCGCGCCGAGATCAATCGCAAAACCGTCATTGAGTGGGATGGCTCCGTGAATCAGGCTGACGAATACCGCGGGCTTGCCAAGGCCATTGACGAAAACGAGATGTTCGTCATTCCGACCCCGCTCGAAATCGAGGACCTCGAACAGTTGTTGCTCGATTACGGCATCATGGAAGCCGCCTAG
- a CDS encoding P-II family nitrogen regulator has protein sequence MMIMVRAIVRPEKADDVLAALMDNGFPAVTKYSVAGRGKQRGIKIGEVTYDEIPKTMLMSVVNAADKDFVVNTIMDAARSDKGGAFGDGKIFVTDVESVFTISSGVEDTAAASEEAA, from the coding sequence ATGATGATCATGGTAAGAGCGATTGTGCGGCCGGAAAAAGCGGATGACGTGTTGGCCGCCCTCATGGACAACGGTTTCCCCGCTGTCACCAAGTATTCCGTGGCCGGTCGCGGCAAACAGCGCGGCATCAAGATCGGCGAAGTCACCTACGACGAGATTCCCAAAACCATGCTCATGAGCGTCGTCAACGCTGCGGACAAGGATTTCGTGGTCAACACCATCATGGACGCGGCCCGTTCCGACAAGGGCGGGGCGTTCGGCGACGGCAAGATATTCGTTACCGATGTGGAGTCCGTCTTCACCATCAGTTCCGGCGTGGAAGATACCGCCGCCGCAAGCGAGGAGGCCGCGTAA
- a CDS encoding P-II family nitrogen regulator, translated as MKEVIAVVRMNMMNKTKAALTEAGVDAFFAHEAQGRGKGFVNAAVLEGAESGYEEAAAVLGEKGKLYAKRMVTVVVPDDQVEDVVEAITEVNRTGKPGDGKIFVLPMGDAVRVRTSETGTKAIQ; from the coding sequence ATGAAGGAAGTCATCGCCGTGGTGCGCATGAACATGATGAACAAGACCAAGGCCGCCCTGACCGAGGCCGGGGTGGATGCCTTCTTTGCCCATGAGGCTCAGGGGCGCGGCAAGGGCTTTGTCAACGCCGCCGTGCTTGAGGGCGCGGAAAGCGGATATGAAGAGGCCGCTGCCGTCCTTGGAGAAAAGGGCAAGCTGTATGCCAAACGCATGGTCACCGTCGTGGTTCCCGACGATCAGGTCGAGGACGTGGTGGAAGCCATCACCGAGGTCAACCGGACCGGCAAACCCGGAGACGGCAAGATCTTTGTTCTTCCCATGGGGGACGCGGTTCGCGTCAGAACCTCTGAAACCGGTACCAAGGCCATTCAGTAG
- the nifD gene encoding nitrogenase molybdenum-iron protein alpha chain yields MAKTKKLVQMEAADVKDELLAKYPPKVARKRAKQIMINEATESEAPPEILANVRTIPGIITMRGCTYAGCKGVIMGPTRDIVNITHGPIGCGFYSWLTRRNQTEPGPDGDNYMPYCFSTDMQDQDIIFGGEKKLEAAIQEAYDLLHPKGICVFATCPVGLIGDDIHAVCRKMKEKFGDCNVFAFSCEGYKGVSQSAGHHIANNQVFSHLVGEDKEQPEGEYKINLLGEYNIGGDGFEIDRILKKCGITNLATFSGNSSYDQFARAQHADLSCVMCHRSINYVADMLETKYGIPWIKVNFIGAKSTAKSLRKIGEYFGDPKLIDRIEEVIAEEMPAVEEAIADVLPRTEGKTAMMFVGGSRAHHYQDLFEEMGMKTLSAGYEFAHRDDYEGRHVIPNLTVDADSRNIEEIEVEADPELYEPRKTPDEIKKLEEAGYEFKHYEGLNAQMDKGTIVIDDLNQYEAEKLVELLKPDVFCAGIKEKYSIQKCGVPMKQLHSYDSGGPYAGFKGAVNFYNEIDRLVNSKVWSYMKAPWQENPELTATFVWE; encoded by the coding sequence ATGGCAAAGACGAAAAAGCTGGTGCAGATGGAAGCCGCCGACGTCAAGGATGAACTTCTGGCGAAGTATCCTCCCAAGGTGGCTCGCAAACGCGCCAAGCAGATCATGATCAACGAGGCCACGGAGTCCGAAGCGCCGCCCGAAATTCTGGCGAACGTACGGACCATTCCCGGCATCATCACCATGCGCGGCTGCACCTATGCGGGGTGCAAGGGCGTCATCATGGGCCCCACCCGCGACATCGTGAACATCACCCACGGCCCCATCGGCTGCGGGTTCTATTCCTGGCTTACCCGTCGCAACCAGACCGAGCCCGGCCCGGACGGCGACAACTACATGCCCTACTGTTTCTCCACGGACATGCAGGATCAGGACATCATCTTCGGGGGCGAGAAAAAGCTCGAGGCCGCCATCCAGGAAGCCTACGACCTGCTGCACCCCAAGGGCATCTGCGTGTTCGCCACCTGTCCGGTGGGCCTGATCGGCGACGACATCCACGCCGTGTGCAGGAAGATGAAGGAGAAGTTCGGCGACTGCAACGTGTTTGCATTTTCCTGCGAAGGCTACAAGGGCGTGTCCCAGTCCGCAGGGCACCACATCGCCAACAACCAGGTCTTCTCGCACCTTGTGGGCGAAGATAAGGAACAGCCCGAGGGTGAGTACAAAATCAACCTGCTCGGTGAATACAACATCGGCGGCGACGGTTTCGAGATCGACCGCATTCTCAAGAAGTGCGGCATCACCAACCTGGCCACGTTCTCGGGCAACTCCTCCTATGACCAGTTTGCCCGGGCCCAGCATGCGGACCTCAGCTGCGTCATGTGTCACCGCTCCATCAACTACGTGGCCGACATGCTGGAGACCAAATACGGCATCCCGTGGATCAAGGTGAACTTCATCGGTGCAAAATCCACGGCCAAGTCGCTGCGCAAGATCGGCGAATACTTCGGCGACCCGAAACTCATCGATCGTATCGAGGAGGTGATTGCCGAGGAAATGCCCGCAGTGGAGGAAGCCATCGCCGATGTGCTTCCGCGGACGGAAGGCAAGACCGCCATGATGTTTGTGGGTGGCTCCCGCGCGCACCATTATCAGGACCTGTTCGAGGAAATGGGCATGAAGACCCTGTCGGCAGGCTACGAGTTTGCCCACCGGGACGACTACGAAGGCCGCCATGTCATCCCCAATCTGACCGTGGACGCCGATTCCCGCAACATCGAGGAAATCGAGGTGGAGGCCGACCCCGAACTCTATGAACCGCGCAAGACTCCGGACGAAATCAAGAAACTGGAGGAAGCGGGCTACGAGTTCAAGCACTACGAGGGTCTGAACGCGCAGATGGACAAGGGAACCATCGTCATCGACGACCTCAACCAGTACGAGGCCGAAAAGTTGGTGGAACTGCTCAAGCCCGACGTGTTCTGCGCGGGCATCAAGGAGAAGTATTCCATCCAGAAATGCGGCGTGCCCATGAAGCAGCTGCATAGCTACGACTCCGGCGGCCCCTATGCCGGGTTCAAGGGCGCAGTCAATTTCTACAATGAAATCGATCGTCTGGTGAACTCGAAAGTGTGGTCGTACATGAAGGCCCCCTGGCAGGAAAATCCCGAACTGACGGCAACGTTTGTCTGGGAATAG
- the nifK gene encoding nitrogenase molybdenum-iron protein subunit beta, whose product MVLLRHTPEEVAERKALMINPAKTCQPIGAMYAALGIHGCLPHSHGSQGCCAYHRSTLTRHYKEPISAATSSFTEGASVFGGQANLVQAINNIFTVYEPEVIAVHTTCLSETIGDDLKQIFDKATKSGKVPEGKTLIGAPTPSYVGSHVTGFSNMVKAMAQLAEHGKKKSGKVNVIPGWVEPCDMAEIKRMAVLVGVDITLFPDTSGVLDGPLTGEYTMFPKGGVTIDELKKAGSAIGTLALGEWCSADAARWLDSKCKVPCSILDMPFGLAATDRFIDVLRTVAGVPVPESVAFERGQLVDMISDMHQYLYGKRVAIWGDPDQLISMCEFLVSLDMQPVYVVTGTPGKKFEKRIKEICDGKGFDVKVKAKGDMFLMHQWIKNDPVDLLIGNTYGKYIARDEDIPLLRWGFPILDRQGHQYFPTVGYKGGLRLLEKMLGLLLDRKDRDDPERTFELVL is encoded by the coding sequence ATGGTATTACTCAGACACACACCCGAAGAAGTGGCCGAGCGCAAGGCGCTCATGATCAACCCGGCCAAGACGTGCCAGCCCATCGGCGCCATGTATGCGGCGCTGGGCATCCACGGATGCCTGCCGCATTCGCACGGTTCTCAGGGCTGTTGCGCCTATCACCGGTCCACATTGACCCGGCACTACAAGGAGCCCATTTCCGCGGCCACATCCTCCTTTACCGAAGGTGCGAGCGTGTTCGGCGGGCAGGCCAACCTCGTGCAGGCCATCAACAACATCTTCACGGTCTACGAGCCGGAAGTGATCGCCGTGCACACCACCTGCCTGTCCGAGACCATCGGTGACGACCTGAAGCAGATATTCGACAAGGCCACCAAGTCCGGCAAGGTGCCCGAGGGCAAGACCCTGATCGGCGCGCCCACCCCGTCCTATGTCGGCTCCCACGTCACCGGGTTCTCCAACATGGTCAAGGCCATGGCCCAACTGGCCGAACACGGCAAAAAGAAGTCCGGCAAGGTCAACGTCATCCCCGGCTGGGTGGAGCCCTGCGACATGGCCGAAATCAAACGGATGGCAGTGCTCGTGGGCGTGGACATCACCCTGTTCCCGGATACGTCGGGCGTGCTCGACGGTCCCCTGACCGGCGAATACACCATGTTCCCCAAAGGCGGGGTGACCATCGACGAGCTGAAAAAGGCCGGCAGCGCCATTGGCACGCTGGCTCTCGGCGAATGGTGTTCGGCGGACGCTGCACGCTGGCTGGATTCAAAGTGCAAGGTTCCCTGTTCCATTCTGGACATGCCGTTCGGGCTTGCCGCCACCGACCGTTTCATCGACGTGCTGCGCACCGTGGCCGGTGTTCCGGTGCCGGAATCCGTGGCGTTCGAGCGCGGCCAGCTCGTGGACATGATTTCGGACATGCACCAGTACCTTTACGGCAAGCGTGTGGCCATATGGGGCGACCCGGACCAGCTCATCTCCATGTGCGAGTTCCTGGTCTCTCTCGACATGCAGCCCGTGTACGTGGTCACCGGCACGCCCGGCAAGAAGTTCGAAAAGCGCATCAAGGAGATATGCGACGGCAAGGGTTTTGACGTGAAAGTCAAGGCCAAGGGCGACATGTTCCTGATGCACCAGTGGATCAAGAACGACCCCGTGGATCTGCTCATCGGCAACACCTACGGCAAGTACATTGCCCGCGACGAGGACATCCCGTTGCTGCGGTGGGGTTTCCCCATCCTCGACCGTCAGGGCCACCAGTACTTCCCCACGGTCGGTTACAAGGGCGGCCTCAGGCTTTTGGAAAAAATGCTGGGATTGCTTCTGGACCGCAAGGATCGGGACGACCCCGAAAGGACCTTCGAGCTTGTCCTTTAA